Within the uncultured Draconibacterium sp. genome, the region GGTACTTCCGCTGCAAACTTCCTGATTAGCAGTAATTTCTCCGACTGTTGGCGTGGCAAGTGTGGCAACAGTAAAATATTTATTTCCTGTAATAGCGAGATCATTTACAGTAAGTGTGGAAGAATTGACCGTCCCTTCCACAAACCGCCGGTTGACAGAGAATGAGGCATCATCGGCAATTAAAACGCCAATTTTGCAATACGATCCGAAAGACGTTCCGGTTAAATTAAACTGAAAACTTTCTGTTGGCAGCATATTAGTTGTTTGTGCATACCATTTTCTTGCAATCGTATTAATTCCTGTACTTAACGTTGAAACCGTAGATGTTGAACCACTATTATGCCCGGTAATAAAAAACTGCTTATCGCTTAATGCTGTTCCGGTTTGCGCATTTGTTGGCGCAACAAAAGAACTTCCACTTTGAATGGTAAGAATATCTGTTCCCGGGTTTTCGCTTTTTGATGAAAGCTGGTTTAATCCATAATTATCATCGCGCCCAATTCCGTGAATATCATTTTGAAATCCGGGAGTAGTTGACCAGGTAGTTACTCCGTTGGAAGCATAATAATTTCCGGGTAATGAAATTCCGTATTTAACGGCCATGTAAGATTCTACCTGGTTTTGATTTACTACAGCTCCAGAGAATGCCATAACTTCTGCGATCTCTCCGGTGTAAGAACGTCCCGAATAATATCCGCCAATATAATAATCTCCCGTTAATGCCTGGTAACGGGAAAGGTTAGCAATGTGCCATTCTGAAGAATGGAGCATATTGGCATCAACGACACCATTAATACGCCCTGTTCCTCCATTAGTTGTATTTACCCAATCATCGGTATTATTATCTCCTCTCCATGATTGAAAAGGAGTGATATCGGGACCTAATGCATTAACCGAGTTACTAAGCCTGATCCCCTTATCGCCATCGGCGCCGGAAAGGCCCGATAAATCGTTTCCGGTTGCTGGTGTTTTATTTACAACGATAAAACTTTGAACTGTTAAAGTATTTGAAACAGGAAACTGCCGATCGACATCTGAAAAAGACAACGAAGGGTTAAAGTTAATGGAATTAGTAACGAGAGATACATCTCCTGAATTTGTTGCATTGTTATTGTTTCCGGCCTGGTCTGCCCAGTTAGTAACCGAAGATGTTCCGCTTACCCCGGCATCGGCTTTGTACCAAAAACTTTCGGGTAACGACGAGGTAAATGTTATTTTTACCTGTCCATCGGCTCCGTTGCCGCCACCACCACCAGAATCTCCGGCAGCACCACCGCCACCACCGTAATTTAAACCATTTCCACCAGAACCTCTGTTGCCACCAGAACCTCCCTTGCCACCGAAATCGTTTCCACCACTCCCGCCATTGTGAGATAAATCGAAACCATTATCTCCATTGCCACCATCTTGAATATTACCGGCGCCACCACCACCGGCACCACCTTCTTTATTGTCACCGGCACCACCATTTCCGCCATTGTGTAATATTTGACTCGCTATTGCCCCTGAGAATGAACCTGAACCTCCAGTTCCTCCAGATCCGCCAGCACTATTTCCAACAATACCAGCACCGCCACCTTGTGCAGTAATAGTGCCAGATGAATGAACGACTATAGTATTTCCTCCTGAACTTCCATCAGCTCCATAACTATTAATAGCCCCTGCACCACCAACACCAATTGTTATTGTTAAATTATCTCCTGGGTTAACATTAATAATACCACCAGCAAAACCGCCTCCACCGCCTCCATTTCCACCATCTTTCCCATCATCACTCTCATTACTACCTCCACCGCCGGCGCCCCATACTTCCACTGTTATTTGAGTAACGTCGGCTGGAACCTGCCATGTACCTGAGCTTGCAAACGTTACCGTTCGTGTAGTTTGTCCAAAAGAAACTTGTTGATAAAATAAGAATAGCAAAAGGAAACCTACAAACAAAGTAACTGCCTTTGCATTTTGCAAAATACAATTCCCGATATTGCAGAAAAGGGGTAATACGCATATGGGTTTCCCTGTTACTGTACGCACAATTCTTTTACTTCTCTAACTTTTACTCATAATTACTATTCCCTGCACATGAGAATAACAATTATGTTGCTATTCGGGTAAAACATTACACCTTACCCAAAACTCCTTGTTTGCATGTTTTTTAAACAACAAAAACCAACTTACAAGCACTTGCTACAAATATAGCAATTACAACTTGTTAGACTTTAGCCGCCTAAAATAAAGAATTAACATAAACGTGTGAATTTGGAAACCTTAATTGACGAAGTTTGTTTCATTTTGGGACAACGGATAACATTAAAACACGTTAAACAAACACAATATAACACAAAACAAAGGTAGGTATAAGCCCATGTGCTTATACCTACCTTTCAAGAAACAGTATTTCTATTAGTTATTCCGACATATCTCGTCCCTGCGACTTCAGTTTATCGATATCGTTTACATTAAAATCGCCAAAGAACGACACGACAAAACTGTTGCCCTCAGGATTTTCACTGGTTATAAAAACATGGCACTCAGAGTATTTTTTCTTTCCTCCCAGTAAATAGATTTCTGCATCCGAATCATCGTCTTCATCTTCGAATTTTTTGTATTTAGCGGAAAGAAGCGCAATTGCTTTTTTGGTAAACTCGCTGTTTTTCAAACTTCCTTTTTCAGGATTGTACGACATAAACCGAATTCTATTCAAATCGCCGGTTACATTCTTTTCATCATCATCGCCTAAATCCATATCAATGGCATCGATCATATCTTTTGAGAACGAAAAGCTGGTAATGCCATCTTTATTGGCAAAGACATCATACATTTTATCCGACTTGCTTTGACCTGATGCCAGCAACCCCGCCAACAAAAGACCAAGCGCAAAAAGTAATGTTGTAATTGTTTTCATAGCTACTTTTTTAAACACGAAGACACTAAGTCACAAAGTTATCTTACGCTTTTATCTTTGTGTCTCCGTGACTTTGTGTTTTTATTTAACTGTTTTTTCTGTCAGTCCTTCCGGTTTCATTTCCCAGTATTTTCCTGGCATATCGCCGTCCCATGTGTTCGATGTATTTTCAATATCATGGATTATCTCGTCCATGTCGTTTCCAAGAAATACGGCTTTTCCTTCAGGTACGCGTACTTTTATATCCACTTCCTGACCTCTCCATTTTGCTTCGTCGCCGATAAAGAAATATGGATCGAAATAAAGCGTTGAATCCGATCTTTCGTAAGTGTACACCATTTCTTCGCACCACTCTTTAGCATTGTCGCGTGTTTTGCCTCGTGATGAATAGCGAACTGTTACCACAAAATCATCACCCGACGAACGGATAACATCCAGTTGCGGATAACCAACCACCACTTCTTCTCCATCGATAACTGCCACTTTAAAACCTTCCACATCCCAGTCGATTTCGGCGTAATCATCCAACTTATCTTCGGCTACCCTGAGATACAAAGTCTGACACGAATCGCACGAGATGGTTTCACTTTTGGTAATTGATGAGCTTTGCTTGTAGTTTCCAACCTGCCCAACCGAAAGAATTAACAGAGCGAAAAGCGATACCAACCAAACACCAACCATCGACAAGGCAACTGCCGCATTGTTCGATTTATACCTGAAAACCAGCTTGGTTCCGATATAAATCAGCGCCAATAAAGGGATTCCTGCAATCAGCCCAACCAATATAAGTCCCCAGGTAACCGCACCCGGCTCAATAAAGTGATTCAACATATTCGGCACATGAATTTCGGGGCCCCAAATCAGTGGCATTCCTTCCACAAACGAATGACCAATGATCATCGACGATACCAATCCAAGTATTCCGAAAAAACCAGACAGAACAAGGAATACACCAAACACAATTACAAATACTTTCAGAATTACCTTGAAAATATTATAAACCACGTCGCCGGCTCCTTCCATCGACTTTTTTCCTTTCGAGTAGGTATCCGATTCTTTAAATTTCTTATAACTCTCTTTTACTTCTTTTACCTCTTCTTTAATCGATTTTTCGATGTTTTTTACGGTAGCTTCCTGTCCGCGCATTTCAAGACGTTGAGCTGTGCTAACTGCTTTTGGTACAGCAATCCATAAAATCAAATAAGCCAAACCTGCAGCTCCCGATGTCACAAAGAACAGGATCACCAAAATGATACGCAGTATTACCGGATCCATATTAAAGTAGGCTCCCAAACCTCCGCAAATTCCACCCAGCACCCGGTGATCAGGATCGCGGTACAAACGACGTTTGCGTTTGGCTTCCGATGCAATTGAAACATCTTCATCTTCGCCTTCTTCCTCGGCAAAATCTTCGGGTGTTCCCATTATTTCAATCATGTCGTTTACCCACTCAACGGTGATCACCTTTTTCTCGTCGGTACTTTTCGAGCTAAAAATCTCGGCAATACGCGCCTCAATATCAGCAATAATCTCTTTTCCTTCCTCGTCAACTCCAAAATGATTTTTCAGGTTGATAAGGTATTTTTGCAGCACCTCGTAGGCATCCTCTTCAATATGAAATATTGTGCCGCTAATATTTATTGTAAATGTCTTCTTCATCTTGTTTTTTGTTTGAATTTATTAGGATGGATTAAGCTTTGTTTTCTCTGATTTTTTCTACCGCGGCAACCAGTTCACCCCACGACCCTTCAAGTTCTACCAGGAATTTCCGGCCGGTTTCGGTAAGCTCATAATATTTTCGAGGTGGGCCTTGTGTTGATTCTTCCCAGCGATAAGCCAGCAACCCGGCATTTTTCAGCCTTGTTAACAAGGGATACAATGTTCCTTCCACCACTATCATTTTTGCTTCTTTCAACGATTGAATAATATCGCTGGCATAAAGTGGTTTTCCATCGAGAACGAGCAGAATACAGTATTCCAGTACTCCCTTTCTCATTTGTGCTTTTGTGTTTTCTATCTTCATTTTATGTCCCTTTCTATCTGTTAGTCCTCTATTCTCCTCAGTGTTAATTGGCCGTACCTGCTATTAAATAGCCCAGGTATTTTCCGAAACCATCCAGGCTTCCAGCTCAAGCGCTGCTTCCTCTTCTACCACCGGCTGAAAAAATGTTTCGTTCATCATCCAGTCTTCCACTTCAAGGTTTGTTTCTGCTGCCTCGCTGTATTCAAACTGAGTGGTGGTAAACCGTGAATCGTCGGTCATCCATGCTTCAACTTCCATGGCCGACTCAACTTCGTTAACAAAGTAATACTTAGCCTCGGTCTCTACTGGAATCCCTTCCACATCTTCCATTTCAGCGGGTGCTGCCATTGCTATGGCAATATCGCTAAAACCTGTATTTTCCAATAAACGTTTCCAAAATGTTTGTGCACTCACTGTAAAACTAATAAGAACAAAGCTAACTACTACTGCTGCTGATCGTAAAACTGCTTTCTGAACATTGTTTTTTGTTTTCATCTCGTTTTCATTTTTAGTTTTTAATGGTACTTGATGTAACTCGCAATCATATTGTTTTTTGTTTTCATGGCTTTGATTTGTGATTGCTCGTTTCATGACTTTGAGTTTTTGTTTTCTGGCTTTGCGATTTTTTCTGAAGTTCGCTCTTCATTTCTGCTTTCTAATTATTTTCTGTTTCCGTCTTTAAGACGATTGTTTTTTGTTTCCGTTACAACTTGCAAAGAACTTTTTTTAAGAATGTACTTTTTTTTACATTGTTATTTGCATTACAAATATATGTCATTAATCTAGTACTTTGCAACACATAGTACCATATTTTTTAGATTAAAATTTACAAAACCATACTATATTACTATCTTACTGCACTTTACAAGATATAATATTTTTATAAAAATTTTGAACAGAATAAAAAACTGTCGAACTATTTAACAATAATCACTCATTTAGCAGGTTGAAGAACTCTTTAAAACTGTTAAAATGTGAATAAAAATGTTAATAACTCAGGCCATTTGTTTAACAACTTAATTCGTGTTGGTTTGTTTTTAGTGAGCATTAATAGGAATTTTAAGTTGTTATTATTAGTGTGAAAATTAAGGCATAGTACACAATAAGATAACATCCATTTAACAAAAAAACACAAAAGAAAAGTTTCCTTTGCTGCGTTAGTTCAGGAGAAAGGAAGATTTGATTTGAAAATCAAAAAACTTCGCATTTTAAGATAATGAAAGCCAAGTTAGGATACACAAAACAATATGTTCTGTTTAGTTATGCGGAATCTTCTAACGCAAAGAACCTCAGACATATAAATTCTATTCAATAATTATTTAAATTCCAAATCTATGATTAGAAAAATCAGTTTTTTATTAGTAGCGTTCATTGTTTTTTCTGCTACTATTATTCAGGCACAGGTAACCACATCCAGTATGAGTGGACGTGTTACTGATGCTGAGGGAGCTGTAATAGGTGCAACTGTGGTTGCCACACACACCCCTTCAGGAACGACTTATGGTACTGTAACCAACGTGGAGGGTCGGTTCAACCTAAACGGCATGCGTGTAGGCGGACCTTATACTGTAAAAGTAACCTTCATCGGATATGGTGCATTCACTCAAAACAATATTACATTGAGTTTAGGAGAAAACTATGTAGTGAATGTTGCACTCACAGAAGAAACATTATCATTAGATGAGGTTCTTGTAACGGCAACGCGCACAAAATTCTCGAATGAGAAAACCGGAGCCGTTACCAATATCACAAACGACCAGATAGATAATTTACCAACAGTAACCCGTAGTATTATGGACATTACCCGCCTTTCTCCTTATGGAGGTGATGGTATGAGCTTTGTCGGCTCCGATGGTCGTACGGCCAACTTTACTGTTGATGGTGCAAATTTCAATAATAACTTTGGTTTGAGTGATAATCTTCCTGGCGGAGGTAATCCAATCTCTATTGAAGCTATTGAAGAATTGCAGGTGGTAATTGCACCATACGATGTGCGCCAAACCAACTTTATTGGTGGTGGAGTAAACGCGATTACAAAATCGGGTACAAATACCTTTAAAGCCAGTGCGTACACCTATCACCGAAATGAAAACATGCGCGGAAATTCGGTTTATGGGCAGGAAATTGCAGGTGCACGGGAAAAAGACCGTAACACTTTATACGGTTTCACGCTTGGTGGCCCAATTATCAAAAATAAATTGTTCTTCTTCGTAAATGCCGAGAAAGAGGAAACGCCAACAGTTGCCAACCGCTGGAGAGCTTCTACTGATGGTGTTGCTGATCCGGACAATTTTATTTCACGCACAACAGAAGACGATCTTCAAACTGTTTCTGATTTTGTAAGAAATAAATATGGCTATGAAACAGGATCTTTCACCAGTTTTCCTGCCGATCAAAGCAACAAAAAACTGCTTGCCCGTATCGACTGGAACATCACCGACAAACATCGTTTAGCATTACGCTATAACTACACAAAGAACACTTCATGGAGATCGCCTAACGCATCGTCTATGGACGGAGGTACGCGAATGTCGGAGGCCAGAATGTCACAAGCGTCAATGTCGTATGCCAACTCCATGTATTCGATGGACAACCTTGTTCACTCCTTCTCTTTCGACTTAAACAGCCGTTTATCGGAAAACATCTCGAACCAATTCCTGGCAACCTTTTCAAAACTTGACGATGTTCGCGGAACAAATTCTGCTCCGTTTCCTTTTATCGACATTTTGAAAGATGATCAAGCCTACCTTTCATTAGGTTACGAGCTGTTTACCTGGAACAACGGTGTTCACAACAATGTATGGAACATTAAAGATGAGATAACCTATTATTCTGGTAATCATAAAATTGTTGGTGGTATTGCTTACGAATACAAAATGGCTGATAATGCCTACATGCGTAATGGTACCGGTTATTATCGCTACACAAGCCTTGAAGACTTCTTAAACGAAGCAACTCCTGAAATTGTAAACTTAACTTATGGCTACGATGGAGAATCGAATCCGGCAGCGCGTGTAACAAGTAACAAAATTGGAGCTTATGCCCAGGACGACTGGAGCATTACCGAAAGATTTAAACTTTCGTACGGGCTTCGCATTGATGCATTAATCTTTGACAATAACGATTTGATTACCAACCAGGCCATTAAAGATCTTGATTATAACGGCCGTAGTATTGATACCGGAAAATGGCCAGATGCCAATATCATATTCTCTCCTCGTGTAGGTTTTGTTTGGGATGCATCTGGTGACAAGAGCCTGAAGGTTCGTGGTGGTACCGGTCTTTTCTCGGGTAATTTACCACTTGTATTCTTCACCAACATGCCAACCAATGGCGGTATGGTTCAATACCAGGCACAAATAAATGCAAGAAATGCTGAGAACAATGGTTTCTCAATGGATGAATTTGCCGGCGGTTTAGTAACCGATGGTGAAGGAAATGCTACAATAGCAGCTCTATATGATAAATTGGCAGGCTTAGGTTATCCTACAACTATTTCTCCTGAAGACGGAACAGTACCTTCTTCAATTGCGGGTATAGCCTCAGATTTTAAGATGCCACAAGTTTGGAAAACATCATTTGCTGTTGATTATGCATTCCCAACATCTTTCCCATTATCGGCAACAGTAGAGGGAATCTACAACAAAACAATCAATGGTGTTTCTATTTCTGACTGGAGTATTCCAAATGTAGGTGGTTTTGCCCGTTTTAACGGTGTTGACAATCGTCCGATTTATCCCGCAGGTTACCGTACCGGAACCAAGGCTTTTGTTTTGGATAACACAAGCCGCGGTTATGGCTGGTCGGCCAATATCACTGTAAATGCTCAGCCAACAGAGAGAATCAGTGTGATGGCTGCCTATACACACACGGTTGCCAAAGATGTAACCGGCATGCCAGGATCTAATCCTGAATCTGCATTTACATACGTTCCAACAGTACAAGGACCGAACAATATTAAATTGCACAATTCCCAATACAACACTCCCGATCGTTTGGTGGCATCGCTTACTACACACGACAAGAGTGGTAACCACTTTAGCATTATTTATGAAGGATGGCGTGGTGGATATAACTACTCATATATGACGGTTAACGATATGAATGGCGACGGTTACAACTACGATGCAATTTACGTTCCAACCGACGACGAAGTGGCTAACAATGAATTTCGCTTTGTGTCAGCAGACGATCAAACCCGTTTTATGGACTATGTACACAGCAGTGACTACCTGAAAGACCAACAAGGCGAATATGCTGAAGCTTATAGCCTGTACTCTCCATGGGTACATCGTGTCGACTTCAGCTACAAACATGATTTTGCGCTTAAAGCAGGTAATAACGAACACAAGTTGCAACTTAGTCTTGATATCAAAAACGTGATGAACCTCTTCAATTCTGAATGGGGAGTAGCTAAACATTTGAATCCGGAAATTGGCACAGATCCCCGTATCCTTAAATACGAAGGTGTTGATGCCGACGGAGTAGCCACATTCTCTACACCAGCTTCAATCCATGGTAATACTAAAACATTTACGCCAAACTATACATTGGGTCAAACCTGGTATGCTTCTATTGGTATCAAATATATTTTCAACTAATTTAAAGTATAGAATAATATGAAACTTAAATATTTATTTCCAATATTCATCGCATTACTTGCTTTGATGACGAGTTGTGATGATGAAGAAACAGTGACACTGCTTAAAGAAATTCAGGTATCGTCATCTTACGTTTCTATCCCTGTAGATGGTGGTTCTACATCCATTACTATAACAGCTAACGACAGCTGGACAGTAGTGAGCGATATTGAATGGTTAACTATCTC harbors:
- a CDS encoding glycine-rich domain-containing protein, with translation MQNAKAVTLFVGFLLLFLFYQQVSFGQTTRTVTFASSGTWQVPADVTQITVEVWGAGGGGSNESDDGKDGGNGGGGGGFAGGIINVNPGDNLTITIGVGGAGAINSYGADGSSGGNTIVVHSSGTITAQGGGAGIVGNSAGGSGGTGGSGSFSGAIASQILHNGGNGGAGDNKEGGAGGGGAGNIQDGGNGDNGFDLSHNGGSGGNDFGGKGGSGGNRGSGGNGLNYGGGGGAAGDSGGGGGNGADGQVKITFTSSLPESFWYKADAGVSGTSSVTNWADQAGNNNNATNSGDVSLVTNSINFNPSLSFSDVDRQFPVSNTLTVQSFIVVNKTPATGNDLSGLSGADGDKGIRLSNSVNALGPDITPFQSWRGDNNTDDWVNTTNGGTGRINGVVDANMLHSSEWHIANLSRYQALTGDYYIGGYYSGRSYTGEIAEVMAFSGAVVNQNQVESYMAVKYGISLPGNYYASNGVTTWSTTPGFQNDIHGIGRDDNYGLNQLSSKSENPGTDILTIQSGSSFVAPTNAQTGTALSDKQFFITGHNSGSTSTVSTLSTGINTIARKWYAQTTNMLPTESFQFNLTGTSFGSYCKIGVLIADDASFSVNRRFVEGTVNSSTLTVNDLAITGNKYFTVATLATPTVGEITANQEVCSGSTPETITSLTDGTGFGSLTYQWESSTDGSTWNTISGATSSVYSPGALTATTQYRRKTVATLGAVFCTSIATTAVTVIVGDTEPPVASCVSSLSVNVDANGEAVITPAMIDNGSTDNCGIDTMWVSPEKLSCSGSSENSTGIYKVSAQSDDGGTTVTVTFTNIKLNLSQQYSTSYNAYFTFDYNIEVAGTPVINFYTKQLHFYLNNSQNHSADLSGMSGSASSSIFGLSGTYSSDISVEDVTTSLSLLLGFQTQSYSQFSNTNIELTSSEEQLVTLTVIDNAGNTSTCQTLVSVNDVLAPIPDQIELPDITAECEVTTLTAPTATDNCLGEVTGTTSTVLPITSQGTTTVTWTYEDGNGNTSSQTQNVIIDDVTDPDFTCPTATTVVFDASCQITIPDLLSGMNDERDNCGTPILSQSPVAGTVLPSGAGTIHHVTITADDGNGNTTNCDVKVSGVADTEIDIEVQDLANFCQSGQTGTTTVTWTVNLLAGTSDWTYGYTINDGTTDVASATRVSASGDITISYTVNNSVLDKTYTLTLNNVKDNCGLSETGTINNSDAVTVYAVPATGEIIPD
- a CDS encoding PadR family transcriptional regulator, whose translation is MKIENTKAQMRKGVLEYCILLVLDGKPLYASDIIQSLKEAKMIVVEGTLYPLLTRLKNAGLLAYRWEESTQGPPRKYYELTETGRKFLVELEGSWGELVAAVEKIRENKA
- a CDS encoding PspC domain-containing protein, whose protein sequence is MKKTFTINISGTIFHIEEDAYEVLQKYLINLKNHFGVDEEGKEIIADIEARIAEIFSSKSTDEKKVITVEWVNDMIEIMGTPEDFAEEEGEDEDVSIASEAKRKRRLYRDPDHRVLGGICGGLGAYFNMDPVILRIILVILFFVTSGAAGLAYLILWIAVPKAVSTAQRLEMRGQEATVKNIEKSIKEEVKEVKESYKKFKESDTYSKGKKSMEGAGDVVYNIFKVILKVFVIVFGVFLVLSGFFGILGLVSSMIIGHSFVEGMPLIWGPEIHVPNMLNHFIEPGAVTWGLILVGLIAGIPLLALIYIGTKLVFRYKSNNAAVALSMVGVWLVSLFALLILSVGQVGNYKQSSSITKSETISCDSCQTLYLRVAEDKLDDYAEIDWDVEGFKVAVIDGEEVVVGYPQLDVIRSSGDDFVVTVRYSSRGKTRDNAKEWCEEMVYTYERSDSTLYFDPYFFIGDEAKWRGQEVDIKVRVPEGKAVFLGNDMDEIIHDIENTSNTWDGDMPGKYWEMKPEGLTEKTVK
- a CDS encoding carboxypeptidase regulatory-like domain-containing protein, translating into MIRKISFLLVAFIVFSATIIQAQVTTSSMSGRVTDAEGAVIGATVVATHTPSGTTYGTVTNVEGRFNLNGMRVGGPYTVKVTFIGYGAFTQNNITLSLGENYVVNVALTEETLSLDEVLVTATRTKFSNEKTGAVTNITNDQIDNLPTVTRSIMDITRLSPYGGDGMSFVGSDGRTANFTVDGANFNNNFGLSDNLPGGGNPISIEAIEELQVVIAPYDVRQTNFIGGGVNAITKSGTNTFKASAYTYHRNENMRGNSVYGQEIAGAREKDRNTLYGFTLGGPIIKNKLFFFVNAEKEETPTVANRWRASTDGVADPDNFISRTTEDDLQTVSDFVRNKYGYETGSFTSFPADQSNKKLLARIDWNITDKHRLALRYNYTKNTSWRSPNASSMDGGTRMSEARMSQASMSYANSMYSMDNLVHSFSFDLNSRLSENISNQFLATFSKLDDVRGTNSAPFPFIDILKDDQAYLSLGYELFTWNNGVHNNVWNIKDEITYYSGNHKIVGGIAYEYKMADNAYMRNGTGYYRYTSLEDFLNEATPEIVNLTYGYDGESNPAARVTSNKIGAYAQDDWSITERFKLSYGLRIDALIFDNNDLITNQAIKDLDYNGRSIDTGKWPDANIIFSPRVGFVWDASGDKSLKVRGGTGLFSGNLPLVFFTNMPTNGGMVQYQAQINARNAENNGFSMDEFAGGLVTDGEGNATIAALYDKLAGLGYPTTISPEDGTVPSSIAGIASDFKMPQVWKTSFAVDYAFPTSFPLSATVEGIYNKTINGVSISDWSIPNVGGFARFNGVDNRPIYPAGYRTGTKAFVLDNTSRGYGWSANITVNAQPTERISVMAAYTHTVAKDVTGMPGSNPESAFTYVPTVQGPNNIKLHNSQYNTPDRLVASLTTHDKSGNHFSIIYEGWRGGYNYSYMTVNDMNGDGYNYDAIYVPTDDEVANNEFRFVSADDQTRFMDYVHSSDYLKDQQGEYAEAYSLYSPWVHRVDFSYKHDFALKAGNNEHKLQLSLDIKNVMNLFNSEWGVAKHLNPEIGTDPRILKYEGVDADGVATFSTPASIHGNTKTFTPNYTLGQTWYASIGIKYIFN
- a CDS encoding DUF4252 domain-containing protein; translated protein: MKTITTLLFALGLLLAGLLASGQSKSDKMYDVFANKDGITSFSFSKDMIDAIDMDLGDDDEKNVTGDLNRIRFMSYNPEKGSLKNSEFTKKAIALLSAKYKKFEDEDDDSDAEIYLLGGKKKYSECHVFITSENPEGNSFVVSFFGDFNVNDIDKLKSQGRDMSE